Proteins encoded by one window of Serratia nevei:
- a CDS encoding FKBP-type peptidyl-prolyl cis-trans isomerase N-terminal domain-containing protein, whose protein sequence is MTPRARKALLSLMIPLAFAPAVAGADDDVPALLQFAERYQRQDAPAAETVVTPSQESQKPASRPVQARETSSQRKQLAQLQKTLREKETRLEQQQAALQSLQQELTALRVASSLTAADKPTPAPDLSALSDFASGVRQALNLTPQERKAQAQIAEAQAALARQKQQTEERDRRIALLEQRLAALPEQADKAWQEKLAAAQTTNDKARQRYEQDKKAAAAELEQQKAEAARLTGELQQQLAQLQKEQEGQRQQGGQQEKSLKTALAQQKAEAAKATGELQQQLAQLQKERDDQRQQVEQQEKSLKTALAQQKAEAVKAAGELQQQLAQLQKERDGQRQQAEQQEKSLKTALAQQKAEAAKAAGELQQQLAQLQKERDGQRQQAEQQEKSLKTALAQQKAEAAKATGELQQQLAQLQEKNKTQTEQAKALEQRLAVVTAESAQAAQQRDKATLQADKTATELAAAHQAQQALQDELSGLRSRAKWLPDAQALKKKPEQQSYAAGVALGRDIQTMLAERKNWGINPDKTLLLAGVIDTFNGHYQLSDAQLTRALAESEKTVNDARNQAAKVQTSKGEAFVTEFKKKKGTQKSPAGFWYRIDYVGDEAIKENARVDIVVKESLTDGSVIQDMDRSGKVMSQPLSAYPPLFREAIGHLKNHGSLTMVVPPALAYGETGYAPQIPPNATMVYELRIVDVDNG, encoded by the coding sequence ATGACCCCTCGTGCAAGAAAGGCCTTACTGAGCCTGATGATACCGCTGGCGTTTGCGCCGGCGGTGGCCGGGGCGGATGACGACGTGCCGGCATTATTGCAGTTTGCCGAGCGTTACCAGCGGCAGGACGCGCCGGCAGCCGAGACCGTGGTTACCCCATCCCAGGAAAGCCAAAAGCCGGCGTCCCGGCCGGTTCAAGCTCGTGAAACGAGCTCACAGAGAAAGCAACTGGCTCAGTTGCAAAAGACGCTGCGCGAGAAAGAGACTCGATTGGAGCAACAGCAAGCCGCTCTTCAATCCCTGCAACAGGAGTTGACCGCGTTGCGGGTTGCGTCGTCCCTGACCGCTGCCGATAAACCGACACCGGCGCCTGATTTGAGCGCGTTGAGCGACTTCGCCAGCGGCGTACGACAGGCACTGAACCTGACGCCGCAGGAGCGCAAGGCTCAGGCGCAGATCGCCGAAGCGCAGGCGGCGTTAGCGCGGCAAAAGCAGCAAACCGAGGAGCGCGACCGGCGCATTGCCTTGCTGGAACAACGGCTGGCGGCGTTGCCTGAACAGGCGGATAAGGCTTGGCAGGAGAAACTGGCGGCGGCCCAGACCACCAACGATAAAGCGCGCCAGCGTTATGAGCAGGATAAAAAAGCGGCCGCCGCTGAGCTGGAACAGCAGAAGGCCGAGGCTGCCAGGCTGACGGGCGAACTGCAGCAGCAGCTGGCGCAGCTGCAAAAAGAGCAGGAGGGCCAACGGCAGCAGGGTGGGCAGCAAGAGAAAAGCCTGAAGACGGCGCTGGCGCAGCAAAAGGCCGAAGCCGCCAAGGCGACGGGTGAACTTCAGCAGCAGCTGGCGCAGCTGCAGAAAGAGCGTGATGATCAACGCCAACAGGTTGAGCAGCAAGAGAAAAGCCTGAAGACGGCGCTGGCGCAGCAAAAGGCCGAAGCCGTCAAGGCGGCGGGTGAACTTCAGCAGCAGCTGGCGCAGCTACAGAAAGAGCGTGATGGTCAACGCCAACAGGCCGAACAGCAAGAGAAAAGCCTGAAGACGGCGCTGGCGCAGCAAAAGGCCGAAGCCGCCAAGGCGGCGGGTGAACTTCAGCAGCAGCTGGCGCAGCTACAGAAAGAGCGTGATGGTCAACGCCAACAGGCCGAGCAGCAAGAGAAAAGCCTGAAGACGGCGCTGGCGCAGCAAAAGGCCGAAGCCGCCAAGGCGACGGGTGAACTGCAGCAGCAGCTGGCGCAGCTGCAGGAAAAAAACAAGACGCAAACCGAACAAGCTAAAGCGTTGGAACAACGTTTGGCGGTGGTAACGGCGGAAAGCGCGCAGGCTGCGCAGCAGCGGGATAAAGCGACACTGCAGGCGGATAAAACGGCAACGGAGCTGGCGGCCGCCCATCAGGCGCAGCAAGCTTTGCAAGACGAGCTGAGCGGGCTGAGATCGCGGGCCAAATGGCTGCCTGATGCGCAGGCGCTCAAGAAAAAGCCGGAACAGCAGAGCTATGCTGCCGGTGTCGCTTTGGGACGCGATATTCAAACGATGCTGGCGGAGCGTAAAAATTGGGGCATCAATCCCGATAAAACCCTGCTGCTGGCGGGCGTGATCGATACCTTCAACGGCCATTACCAACTAAGCGATGCACAGTTGACCCGCGCGCTGGCGGAGTCGGAAAAAACGGTGAACGACGCCAGAAACCAGGCGGCGAAGGTGCAGACCAGCAAGGGCGAGGCGTTCGTCACCGAGTTTAAAAAGAAGAAAGGCACGCAGAAGTCGCCTGCCGGTTTCTGGTATCGCATCGATTATGTGGGTGATGAAGCCATTAAGGAAAACGCACGGGTAGACATTGTGGTGAAAGAGAGCTTAACCGACGGCAGCGTGATTCAGGATATGGATCGCAGTGGGAAGGTGATGTCTCAGCCGCTCTCTGCCTATCCGCCGTTGTTCCGCGAGGCGATCGGCCATCTGAAAAATCATGGTTCGCTGACAATGGTGGTGCCGCCGGCGTTGGCGTACGGAGAAACGGGCTATGCGCCGCAGATCCCGCCGAACGCGACCATGGTGTATGAGCTGCGGATTGTCGATGTCGACAACGGGTAA